One genomic segment of Trichococcus shcherbakoviae includes these proteins:
- a CDS encoding amino acid ABC transporter permease, which produces MRSTNPFALWRWESLLENSSDFGAGFIRTLLVAVLALLLALVIGVVVGTMSTAKGRLPRAVARIYVEMFQNIPLLIQIFFMYNGLAMAGLVLSEFTIGVVGVGIYHGAYIAEVVRAGILAVPKGQEEAAYSEGFNYIQTMRYVILPQMVKIILPPLTNQAVNLIKNTSVLAIIAGADLMYVADSYASSSLNYGPAYAVAGLLYFLLCFPLATFARKYEQKLKDNDSVVVNIGVDIPEVME; this is translated from the coding sequence ATGAGAAGTACCAATCCATTCGCTCTCTGGCGTTGGGAAAGCCTTCTTGAAAACAGCAGCGACTTTGGAGCCGGATTTATCCGGACGCTCCTAGTCGCTGTGTTGGCGTTATTGCTGGCTTTGGTAATCGGGGTTGTCGTGGGGACCATGTCCACGGCAAAAGGCCGATTGCCTCGTGCTGTTGCCAGAATATACGTAGAAATGTTTCAGAATATCCCGTTGCTCATCCAAATCTTCTTCATGTATAACGGGCTTGCCATGGCAGGCTTGGTTTTGAGTGAATTTACAATCGGGGTAGTCGGTGTAGGGATATATCACGGTGCCTACATCGCTGAAGTCGTTCGTGCAGGGATCCTCGCTGTTCCGAAAGGCCAAGAAGAGGCAGCTTACTCAGAGGGCTTCAACTACATCCAAACAATGCGTTACGTCATCTTGCCGCAGATGGTCAAAATCATTTTGCCGCCATTGACCAATCAAGCCGTCAACTTGATCAAAAATACTTCCGTATTGGCGATCATTGCCGGAGCGGACCTGATGTATGTGGCAGATTCTTATGCTTCTTCAAGTTTGAACTACGGTCCTGCTTACGCAGTAGCCGGTTTGCTTTACTTCCTGCTTTGCTTCCCGCTTGCAACATTTGCGCGGAAATACGAGCAAAAACTGAAAGACAATGATTCGGTTGTCGTCAACATTGGCGTAGATATTCCGGAGGTGATGGAATGA
- a CDS encoding nuclease-related domain-containing protein yields MAYKDRIKPEVLRIYEILLTRTKISKDAYYYFLNLKKGFDGESLFDEYTKQFKIDHLFLNDLQLEIRNSSFQIDALMISTKVLVLYEIKNFEGLYQWGKEKFTRTSGTFLENPTMQLEKTKVRLELLLLEKGYSLKVEAYVIFVNPEFTLLGAPSDANFILPSQILGHFRNIQAPAQLNTEQIKLAEMLTNQHDPIYLRKNPQYNYSDLNKGIICPECGTLSKIYSGYFHSCNKCEKKVNVKKAIQSSIEDFRTLFPEDKLTSSRIMDWCGCGNQKRIYRILRHDYQMIGKNRGSYYG; encoded by the coding sequence ATGGCATACAAAGACCGGATAAAGCCTGAAGTTCTTCGCATATACGAAATACTGCTCACACGAACCAAGATTTCAAAAGATGCTTACTACTATTTTCTCAACCTAAAAAAAGGATTCGATGGAGAATCTTTGTTTGATGAGTACACAAAACAATTTAAAATTGATCACCTGTTCCTGAACGACCTTCAGTTGGAAATCAGAAATTCATCATTTCAAATAGATGCTTTGATGATTTCTACCAAAGTGCTTGTGCTTTATGAAATCAAGAATTTTGAGGGCCTCTATCAATGGGGAAAAGAAAAATTCACAAGAACATCTGGTACTTTTTTGGAAAACCCAACGATGCAATTGGAGAAAACGAAGGTTCGTCTGGAACTTTTACTGTTGGAAAAAGGGTATTCATTGAAGGTAGAGGCATATGTCATTTTTGTAAATCCAGAATTCACTTTGCTAGGAGCACCCAGTGACGCAAATTTTATTCTTCCGAGCCAGATTCTCGGGCATTTTCGAAACATACAGGCTCCAGCTCAACTTAATACTGAACAAATTAAACTGGCCGAAATGCTTACAAACCAGCATGACCCGATTTACCTAAGAAAAAACCCGCAATATAATTATTCTGATTTAAACAAAGGCATCATTTGTCCAGAATGCGGAACCTTATCGAAGATCTATAGCGGTTATTTCCACTCTTGCAACAAATGTGAGAAAAAAGTAAACGTCAAAAAGGCCATACAATCCAGTATCGAGGATTTTCGCACATTATTCCCGGAAGATAAATTGACATCCAGCCGCATAATGGACTGGTGTGGTTGCGGAAATCAAAAGCGCATTTATAGAATTCTCAGGCACGACTACCAAATGATAGGAAAAAACCGCGGCAGCTACTACGGCTGA
- a CDS encoding amino acid ABC transporter permease — MMESIRTVFTPSNVSFMMEGLKLALLISVGVVILSIIFGTVLGLLRNYDKKFFGKLAGAYIELFRNTPLLLWMLSCSFLIPGSTITLKGSFALFLYTSAVVAEIVRGGLNSIPKGQFEAGHSQGFSFMQTLRYIILPQAFKKIIPSLLSQVITTIKDTSFLAGLGIMEFTRSGQVILGKVTKTSEVFLVYGFLALVYFIICFTLSAVVRSWHKRNAEHA, encoded by the coding sequence ATGATGGAATCAATCAGAACAGTCTTCACACCATCGAATGTGTCGTTCATGATGGAAGGATTGAAACTGGCATTGCTGATTTCGGTCGGTGTCGTCATCCTTTCAATCATCTTCGGTACGGTATTGGGTCTGTTGCGTAATTATGATAAAAAATTCTTCGGAAAGTTGGCCGGTGCCTACATCGAGCTCTTCCGGAATACACCGTTATTATTATGGATGCTTTCATGTTCATTCTTGATACCGGGCAGCACGATCACCTTGAAAGGGTCTTTTGCCCTGTTCCTGTACACATCGGCAGTTGTAGCCGAAATCGTGCGCGGCGGATTGAATTCGATACCGAAAGGGCAATTTGAAGCTGGGCATTCGCAAGGATTCTCATTCATGCAGACTTTGAGATACATCATTCTGCCGCAAGCTTTCAAGAAAATCATCCCTTCGTTGTTGTCTCAAGTGATCACAACCATCAAGGATACGTCTTTCCTTGCCGGGCTGGGGATCATGGAATTCACAAGAAGTGGGCAAGTTATTCTCGGAAAAGTGACAAAAACTTCAGAAGTGTTTTTGGTCTATGGCTTCCTGGCGTTGGTGTATTTCATCATCTGCTTTACGCTTTCGGCAGTCGTCCGAAGCTGGCACAAGCGCAATGCAGAACATGCTTAA
- a CDS encoding transporter substrate-binding domain-containing protein — translation MKKKNLWVSLCLSAALFLGACGSDATDTADSAAGSATDASGQVTVESIKEAGVLKVGVKEDVPNFGLRNTETNEIEGFEIDIAKKIAEEILGDPEAIELVPVTAKTRGPLLDNGEVDMIIATFTVTEERKETYNFSDAYYVDAVGLLVKKDKGYAGLADMDGATVGVAQSSTTADAITAEAEQYGITLNYSEFATYPEIKAALDSGRVDAFSVDRSILAGYLDDSTEILKDRFATQDYGVAIKKSNTELATSVNELITAWGEDGTLDALTTEWGLGE, via the coding sequence ATGAAAAAGAAAAATCTATGGGTTTCATTATGTTTATCAGCTGCATTGTTCTTGGGTGCGTGCGGCAGTGACGCTACGGATACAGCAGATTCTGCAGCTGGATCTGCAACAGATGCTTCCGGTCAAGTGACTGTAGAGTCAATCAAGGAAGCTGGCGTATTGAAAGTCGGCGTTAAAGAAGATGTACCGAATTTTGGTTTAAGAAACACTGAAACAAACGAAATCGAAGGCTTTGAAATCGACATCGCTAAGAAAATCGCTGAAGAAATCTTAGGCGATCCTGAAGCAATCGAATTGGTTCCAGTAACCGCAAAAACGCGTGGTCCATTATTGGATAACGGCGAAGTGGATATGATCATTGCAACTTTCACTGTAACAGAGGAACGTAAAGAAACGTATAACTTCTCTGATGCTTACTACGTGGATGCAGTCGGCCTTTTGGTTAAGAAAGATAAAGGCTATGCAGGATTGGCAGACATGGACGGCGCTACAGTCGGGGTTGCCCAAAGCTCGACAACAGCCGATGCGATTACTGCTGAAGCTGAACAATACGGCATCACTTTGAACTATTCAGAATTCGCGACTTACCCAGAAATCAAAGCAGCTTTGGATTCCGGCCGTGTGGACGCATTCAGCGTGGACAGATCCATCTTGGCTGGCTACTTGGATGATTCAACTGAAATCCTGAAAGACCGCTTCGCTACGCAAGATTACGGTGTTGCGATAAAAAAATCAAACACAGAATTGGCAACATCTGTTAATGAATTAATCACTGCATGGGGAGAAGACGGCACTCTTGATGCACTGACTACAGAGTGGGGCTTGGGCGAATAA
- a CDS encoding fructose bisphosphate aldolase, with product MNKEQFDIMKNRKGFIAALDQSGGSTPKALALYGIPEDSYNGEEEMFTLVHEMRSRIITSPAFSSDHILGAILFEQTMDRKVEGLYTADYLWEKKGIVPFLKVDKGLDTEAEGVQLMKPNPDLDALLVRASERHIFGTKMRSVIKSANREGIKKVVAQQFEVGKQILAAGLIPIIEPEVDIHSADKAESEAILKEELLSALDGLNPDQFVMLKLSIPSVDDFYKELIAHPQVLRVVALSGGYSRKEANEKLTHNPGLIASFSRALSEGLSVDLTDDEFRTSLAESIQSIYDASIV from the coding sequence ATGAACAAAGAGCAATTCGATATCATGAAAAATCGCAAAGGTTTCATTGCGGCGTTAGACCAAAGCGGCGGCAGCACGCCCAAGGCACTGGCGCTGTACGGCATTCCGGAAGACAGCTATAACGGCGAAGAAGAAATGTTCACGCTTGTCCATGAGATGCGCTCCCGCATCATCACCTCGCCGGCATTCAGTTCGGACCACATATTGGGGGCCATTCTGTTCGAGCAGACAATGGACCGCAAAGTTGAGGGCCTCTATACGGCCGACTACCTGTGGGAGAAAAAAGGCATCGTGCCCTTCCTGAAAGTCGATAAAGGACTCGATACGGAAGCGGAAGGCGTCCAGTTGATGAAACCGAATCCGGATCTGGATGCCCTACTTGTACGCGCAAGCGAGCGCCACATCTTCGGCACCAAAATGCGTTCCGTGATCAAATCAGCCAATCGTGAAGGCATCAAAAAAGTCGTCGCCCAGCAGTTCGAAGTCGGCAAGCAGATCCTTGCGGCCGGTCTGATCCCGATCATCGAACCGGAAGTCGACATCCACAGTGCGGACAAAGCTGAATCAGAAGCGATCCTCAAGGAAGAATTGTTGTCGGCGCTGGATGGGCTGAATCCGGATCAGTTCGTGATGCTGAAGCTTTCGATTCCGAGTGTGGATGATTTCTACAAGGAACTGATCGCCCATCCGCAAGTGTTGCGGGTCGTGGCATTATCCGGCGGCTATTCGCGGAAAGAAGCCAACGAAAAATTGACTCACAATCCCGGATTGATCGCGAGCTTCTCGCGGGCGTTATCCGAAGGCCTGTCTGTTGATCTGACGGATGATGAATTCCGGACCAGCTTGGCCGAATCGATCCAATCCATCTATGACGCATCGATTGTTTGA
- a CDS encoding haloacid dehalogenase-like hydrolase codes for MPEKHNKILSSKNWAPHTHQALNAVIAAYGNQNSSFDPADPPYVVFDFDNTSAIMDIEDTLMLYMLLHLDYRLTPDQFHAILTDGLENVGATEATLLDKTNPLATIGNIADDIKSAYAWLYDNYEGFLQGGTLSLEEAKKTSYYEEFAAKIRLFYTVINGDFKRKAGYPWMTYLFAQRTSEDLRQLAYQSISYWLQYGKFERVTLTSPAELPSKAGVIVSHYDTGLAFPTELKELYHVLKANDIVVYVISASPVDVVQVAATHPDFGYGLDNEHVIGMYYNKDENGLIQPCMEPGKNITKGPGKTAVITEQLMPKHNEKQPLILFGDSTGDYDMMVELQDAKLCVLFNRYMNDDTQKLAREAFRTIEDANPRIVLQGRDENKGSLRPSEKTILLGTQEEVLIHEA; via the coding sequence TTGCCAGAAAAACACAATAAAATTCTTTCTTCCAAAAACTGGGCACCGCATACGCACCAAGCGCTGAATGCTGTCATTGCTGCCTACGGGAACCAAAACAGCTCATTCGACCCAGCTGACCCTCCATACGTTGTATTTGATTTCGACAATACTTCCGCCATCATGGATATAGAAGATACCTTGATGCTTTACATGTTGCTGCATTTGGATTACCGTTTGACGCCCGATCAGTTCCACGCGATTTTGACTGATGGCCTCGAAAATGTCGGTGCAACAGAGGCGACGCTCCTCGATAAGACCAATCCGCTTGCAACTATCGGCAATATCGCTGACGATATCAAATCGGCCTATGCTTGGCTCTATGATAACTATGAGGGCTTTCTGCAAGGCGGTACCCTTTCTCTTGAAGAAGCTAAAAAAACTTCTTACTATGAAGAATTCGCCGCAAAAATCCGTCTGTTCTACACGGTCATCAACGGCGATTTCAAAAGAAAAGCCGGCTATCCCTGGATGACTTACCTTTTCGCGCAACGCACCAGCGAAGATTTGCGCCAACTTGCTTACCAATCCATCTCTTATTGGTTGCAGTACGGCAAATTTGAACGCGTGACCTTGACCAGCCCGGCTGAATTGCCGAGCAAAGCCGGCGTCATCGTATCCCATTACGATACAGGCTTGGCGTTCCCTACCGAATTGAAGGAACTTTATCACGTCCTGAAGGCGAACGACATCGTCGTCTATGTCATTTCGGCTTCACCTGTGGATGTCGTCCAAGTCGCCGCAACGCATCCGGACTTCGGTTACGGGTTGGACAACGAGCACGTCATCGGCATGTATTACAACAAGGATGAAAACGGCCTGATCCAACCGTGCATGGAACCCGGCAAAAACATCACCAAAGGCCCAGGCAAAACAGCCGTCATCACGGAACAACTGATGCCGAAGCACAACGAAAAACAGCCGCTGATACTCTTCGGGGACAGCACCGGCGACTACGATATGATGGTGGAACTGCAGGACGCCAAACTCTGCGTCCTCTTCAACCGCTACATGAACGACGACACCCAAAAATTGGCGCGCGAAGCATTCCGCACAATCGAGGACGCAAACCCGCGCATCGTTCTGCAGGGACGCGACGAAAACAAAGGCAGCCTACGCCCTTCCGAAAAGACAATCCTTCTGGGAACCCAAGAAGAAGTACTGATTCACGAAGCATAA
- a CDS encoding amino acid ABC transporter ATP-binding protein, with protein MIKLEHVNKYFGANHVLKDINLEVAEGEKVVIIGPSGSGKSTTVRCMNFLEEPTDGKVFIDGTEVTTKNKLDIVRHSSAMVFQQFNLYPHMTVLGNLTIGPMKLQGKSKKEAEEMAYEYLDIVGLREKANVYPSTLSGGQQQRVAIARALCSQRKIILFDEPTSALDPETVQEVLDVMIKLSSMNITMVVVTHEMGFARQVADRVIFMADGMIVEEGTPEHFFDNPTHERTKAFLGKILR; from the coding sequence TTGATTAAGTTAGAGCACGTAAATAAGTATTTCGGCGCCAACCATGTGTTGAAGGATATCAACCTGGAAGTTGCCGAAGGGGAAAAAGTGGTCATTATCGGTCCTTCAGGTTCCGGTAAAAGTACAACGGTGCGTTGCATGAATTTCCTCGAAGAACCTACAGATGGAAAAGTTTTTATAGATGGCACAGAAGTCACAACAAAAAACAAGTTGGATATTGTGCGCCATTCCTCTGCAATGGTTTTTCAACAATTTAATCTATATCCACATATGACAGTGTTAGGGAACCTGACAATCGGCCCTATGAAGCTGCAAGGCAAATCCAAAAAAGAAGCGGAAGAAATGGCTTACGAATATTTGGATATCGTTGGCTTGCGCGAAAAGGCGAATGTTTATCCTTCAACGCTTTCAGGCGGGCAACAACAAAGGGTGGCAATTGCAAGAGCGCTTTGCTCACAGCGAAAAATCATTCTTTTCGATGAACCTACTTCAGCATTGGACCCTGAAACGGTTCAGGAAGTATTGGACGTCATGATCAAGCTTTCCAGCATGAACATCACGATGGTTGTCGTGACGCATGAAATGGGCTTTGCGAGACAGGTTGCTGATCGGGTCATCTTTATGGCTGATGGCATGATTGTAGAAGAAGGCACTCCGGAGCACTTCTTCGATAATCCGACACATGAGCGGACGAAAGCATTCCTGGGTAAAATTTTAAGATAA
- a CDS encoding zinc finger domain-containing protein — MEKLKRKIMNFMRGRYGADQLYNALIILGMVLYFLGAMTDLGVLVFVAQLLIFWALFRVYSKKINKRAEENRKFLKWWQPNQKKLKLLFRRFKEIKVARFRKCPNCRTTLRLPVKRGKKTVKCPTCHQKFESRIIL, encoded by the coding sequence TTGGAAAAATTGAAAAGAAAAATAATGAATTTTATGCGCGGAAGATACGGCGCGGATCAGCTTTACAATGCGTTGATCATTTTGGGGATGGTGTTGTACTTTTTGGGTGCAATGACAGACTTGGGTGTGTTGGTCTTCGTGGCGCAACTTTTGATCTTCTGGGCGCTGTTCCGAGTCTACTCGAAAAAAATCAATAAACGTGCTGAAGAAAACCGCAAATTCCTGAAGTGGTGGCAGCCGAACCAGAAAAAGCTGAAGTTGTTGTTCAGAAGGTTCAAGGAAATCAAAGTGGCCCGTTTCCGCAAGTGTCCTAACTGCAGGACGACATTGCGTTTGCCCGTCAAACGCGGTAAGAAGACAGTCAAATGTCCGACCTGTCATCAAAAATTCGAATCCCGCATCATTCTATAA